One genomic region from Papaver somniferum cultivar HN1 unplaced genomic scaffold, ASM357369v1 unplaced-scaffold_24, whole genome shotgun sequence encodes:
- the LOC113340842 gene encoding putative F-box/FBD/LRR-repeat protein At1g78760, whose translation MVGVKRKRCTNSMDVISNMPDEILHEIQSNLTFKHIRRTTSVSKRFNRLAMSTPVVDMSEWWHESDCEGSYCDCVPWLGFDEVMDEVILENETTIKKCVLDIFENFYDQKMITKWITKLVERRKVQELKLFFGFHINNEDDADYDFMERTVKTKLYIPQCLFESPTLTSLELICTNDSPRSLRLPKRFSLGKLKSFIVIGFKFANNNLISQLFSNCPVLEEVSLKDCTFEKTNAGHIFGSISSTVKVVKLHDSIFKDLFCVDGFEISGLPMFYNLVSLDITFDYDNIGKIFDFLHLVPNLEKLVFRESTWACKTFDGGNGAWELSVVPRCFSLNLKSVTLKYNVRLDPEMIYVAKLFLRNAIVLQKMTLSNSKLRRVHLEDNNSKLMEELQTVPRGSASCQIEFI comes from the exons ATGGTGGGTGTGAAAAGAAAGAGATGCACGAACAGTATGGACGTGATCTCCAACATGCCAGACGAGATTCTTCACGAAATCCAGTCGAATCTCACATTTAAGCATATTCGTAGAACCACCAGTGTATCCAAGAGATTCAACAGATTAGCAATGTCGACCCCTGTTGTGGATATGAGTGAGTGGTGGCATGAATCTGATTGTGAGGGTTCTTACTGCGATTGCGTACCATGGCTTGGTTTCGATGAAGTGATGGATGAAGTGATTTTAGAAAATGAAACAACTATCAAGAAATGCGTTCTTGATATCTTCGAAAACTTCTATGACCAAAAGATGATAACCAAATGGATTACTAAGTTGGTAGAGCGTAGAAAGGTTCAAGAGCTGAAGCTattttttggttttcatattAACAATGAGGATGATGCTGATTATGATTTTATGGAGCGGACAGTAAAAACAAAACTATATATTCCACAGTGCTTATTCGAGTCTCCAACACTAACCAGCTTGGAGTTGATCTGCACAAACGATTCGCCCAGAAGTTTACGTCTTCCTAAACGGTTCTCACTTGGAAAGCTCAAGAGCTTTATTGTTATCGGATTTAAATTTGCAAACAACAATTTAATATCTCAATTATTTTCCAACTGTCCGGTTTTAGAAGAAGTGAGTTTGAAGGACTGTACTTTTGAGAAGACGAATGCAGGTCACATCTTTGGATCGATTTCCTCCACTGTCAAAGTTGTCAAGCTGCATGATTCCATCTTTAAG GACCTCTTCTGTGTTGATGGCTTCGAAATATCCGGCCTACCAATGTTTTATAACTTGGTTAGTCTGGATATTACTTTCGATTATGACAACATCGGGAAAATATTCGATTTTCTCCACTTAGTGCCTAACCTGGAAAAACTTGTCTTTCGTGAG AGTACTTGGGCTTGCAAAACATTTGATGGTGGAAATGGTGCTTGGGAATTGAGTGTTGTACCTCGTTGCTTCTCGTTGAATTTGAAATCAGTCACACTCAAGTATAATGTGCGACTGGACCCGGAAATGATTTATGTGGCAAAGTTGTTTTTGAGGAATGCAATTGTATTGCAGAAAATGACCCTGAGTAATTCGAAGTTGAGACGCGTTCACCTTGAAGACAACAATAGCAAATTAATGGAGGAGCTTCAAACAGTTCCAAGAGGCTCAGCTAGTTGTCAAATTGAGTTTATATAA